GATTTAGAGAATTATCACCAGAAAAACAGGCAGATTTAATTAAAGAGGATAACAGATACGGCCAGATAATTTGCCGTTGTGAAACAGTAACCAAAGGAGAAATTATTGATGCTATTCAAGGACCAGTAGGTGCTAGATCAGTAAGAGCAGTACGCCGAAGAACAAGAGCCGGAATGGGGCGCTGTCAGGGAGGCTTCTGCGGACCAAAGGTAGTAGAAATTTTAGCTGAGGAACTAGGATTATCTCCTGTTGAGATTACAGAAAAAGGGAAAGGATCGGATATCTTAGTAGATAAAACTAAAGCTCCGTTATTAAGAGAGGTGAATAAGGGTGAATAAACAGAGTTGTAAATTAGCAGTTATCGGTGGAGGACCGGCTGGATTAGCCGCGGCTCAAGAAGCATACCAGGAAGGAATTGAAGATATATTAATTATCGAACGGGATTTTGAATTAGGTGGAATCCTCCAACAATGTATTCATAACGGTTTTGGGCTTCATTATTTTGATGAAGAACTAACAGGTCCTGAATATGCTCAGAGATTTATAGATGAGATAGCTGAGAAAGGTATTAATGTTAAGTTAGATACAATGGTGTTGGATGTTACACCTAAAAAAAAGATTTATGCTGTTAACTCTAAAGAAGGAATGCTTGAGATTGAAGCTGAAGCTATAGTTTTAGCTATGGGCTGTCGTGAACGTACACGCGGTGCTATTGGAATTCCCGGTACTCGTCCTGCAGGAGTAATTACTGCTGGAACAGCTCAGAGATATATTAATATGGAAGGTTATATTCCAGGAGAGAAAGTAGTTATTTTGGGTTCTGGGGATATAGGTTTAATTATGGCAAGAAGGATGCATCTTGAGGGAGCTGAGGTAGAAGCAGTTTTAGAACTTCTACCTTTTACAGGAGGGATAACTCGAAATGTAGTTCAGTGTTTAGATGATTTCGATATTCCACTTCGCCTTAATCAGACAGTAACTAAAATTCATGGGAAGGATAGATTAGAAGCCGTTACAGTGGCAGAAGTTGATGATGATTTAAATCCAATTCCTGATACTGAATATAAAATTGAATGTGATACCTTACTGTTATCAGTTGGATTAATTCCTGAAAATGAATTATCTCAGGAAGCTGGTGTGAAACTTGATAATTCTACG
The DNA window shown above is from Sporohalobacter salinus and carries:
- a CDS encoding FAD-dependent oxidoreductase — encoded protein: MNKQSCKLAVIGGGPAGLAAAQEAYQEGIEDILIIERDFELGGILQQCIHNGFGLHYFDEELTGPEYAQRFIDEIAEKGINVKLDTMVLDVTPKKKIYAVNSKEGMLEIEAEAIVLAMGCRERTRGAIGIPGTRPAGVITAGTAQRYINMEGYIPGEKVVILGSGDIGLIMARRMHLEGAEVEAVLELLPFTGGITRNVVQCLDDFDIPLRLNQTVTKIHGKDRLEAVTVAEVDDDLNPIPDTEYKIECDTLLLSVGLIPENELSQEAGVKLDNSTGGPVVNENRETNIEGIFACGNVLHVHDLVDYVTEESKIAGKAAAAYLQNQLEKREAPVELIAGDNVGYIVPQKITDKVKDRKRVDLYMRGTKPMNNVKISIIDDKEEILSKKERFVKPGEMISLPFPEKMITKLKTDQVTVQILEGGGTNEG